The nucleotide sequence AAAAGAAAAAGGACTGCGGCGGTTACGGACAGGCAAGGCAAAGCGTGAATTATTGGAAAAATTTGATATTGTGGAAGCTGGGGCATACAGAAACAGTATGAATAAATTCAATGAGCATGGGTTTACTTCTACGGTGGAGTATATCGCTTTACGCAGGGCAGAATTACAGGCAGAATATGAAAAGCATAAAAGACAGGTAGAAATTATGCTTGAGCAGAGAAAAAGAAAGTGTTTGTAAATGTTCAAAAATAGATAAAAATTTAGGCGCGTTACACACAAGTAGCACACAAATAGCCATTAAAATCCTATAAAATCAAGGCTGGCTGTTTTGATTGAGGAAGCAGCTAAGGCCGGGAAGTTCTAAATATATCCTGGAAATAAAAATGCCGAAAGGATGGAAAGTACCGCAATCTTGAGGGTTGCGGTACTTTTTTGAAAGAAATATAAAAAACAGGGATTTGTCCTGGAATGCCCTGAGATGTGGAAAAATTTATTCCATAGGTAACGGGTAGGTAACAAGTAGGTAACAAGGCGCAGGTAACAAAATGGAAGGAGAACGTAAGTTGAAAAAATTATTAATAAGAATTGCTACATTGTCCTGTATAATAGTAATTTGTTTCAGCAGTGTAGCAGGTTGTTCTAAGAAAAATGAGGAGGAATCAGAGAACATACTTTCAAATAAATATTATATGGGGGTCGTTGATTTTTCAGTGCAGGTAATAAAGTTTAATGATGACTATGTTGTTGAGTGGATAGATTGTGGATTTGGAAGAAGTGAAGATAAAAGAACGAAATATTATGGAACGTATGAAATTGATGGAAGAGGCTTAAAAATTACTTTATCAGGACAATCATCTGGAGATATTTCATCAGCTATTGGAATAACCGTAGAATCTGTTCTGCCAATGGAGGACTTCCTCCGATGGTTGTCTTTAATAGTTATAGTGTTGAGGAATCGCAGGAAACTACAGATATGGATGGGCTGCTTGCAGAGTTAAATTCCAATCAGCGAGATAGATGGCTGGAATGGGAGATACGCCCACAGGAAAGCCCATATCCGCAGTTGGTCAAAATGGTTCATTTGAGTCAGTGTTCCATTACAGTATCTCCAGATTCTTTTGTATATGATGGCATTGAAAAATATCCAGATGTGAAAGTTACTTATGGCGATAAAGAGCTTGTACAAAGTGGCATAAGGCGCAAAGCCCTTCAAAATCAATGCCACATCAAAGAGCAAGATGACTTTTACAAGTTCAAAGCCAAAGATTGCCGCAGTGGATAAGAATACAGGCAGGGTAACAATCAAAAACACTGGAGTTGCAGCCATAACCATCAAGGCAGGAAAGCATCTAAGAAAGTAACCGTCAGGGTAAGCCCCAGGAAGCCATCCGTAAAATCAGCTAACACAATGAAAGGCAAAAATTAACCGTGAGGTGGGCAAAGGATAAGATGGCGTCAGGGTATCAGGTTCAGGTAAGCACAGATAAGAAATTTAAGAAGAATGTGAAATCCAGGAGCCTGTCAAAGACCTCTTACACGTTCACAAAGCTGGAAACAGGCAAGAAGTGTTATGTAAGGATGCGCAGTTACAGGAAATCTGGCAAAGAAACCTTGTACAGCGCATGGAGCAAGGTAAAAGTGAGCGGCAGGATTAAGAAGTAAATCCCGATGTACCAGTTGGTAACTGTTGTTCCATCCCCTTTCTACGGGGTATCCTGATTTTTTGAAGGTGACCGTCCGGTTTGGAATGCTGGGCGGTTATTTTCGCCATATTTTTGGCGAAACGGTATCATTCCATTTCAGGCATGGCAGACTATGTACGTGCCTGGTTTGCAGAAATATATGGGGTATCTGGATTTTCAGGGAAAATCTTTGAGCATCCGCTTTTTGTATGCTATATTATAAACAGAACCGGAATTTGCATGGAAATGGGGTCAGGAGATGGCGGGGAATAAGCCAAAGCGAAAAATCCGTGACAGTGTGTTTACAAATTTATTTCAGGATAAAAAGTATCTGCTTCAGCTATATCAGGCACTTCACCCGGAGGATAAGGATACAACGGAAGATGGGGTAGCGGATGTCACTATAAAGCATGTGTTGGTTGACTCAGATTATAATGATTTGGGGTTTTCTGTAGGCAGACATTTAGTGGTATTGGTGGAAAGCCAGACAACGTTCACATACAATATTATCATCCGTGCGCTGATGTATCTGGCACAGACTTACCACGAGTATTTTAGCCGCACGAAACAGAATCGGTATGGGAGTAAAAAATTAATAGCGCCGAAGCCGGAGCTATATATGATATTCACAGGTGAAAGAAAAAACATCCCAGACATAATATCCCTCAGGGAAGATTTTTTTGGCGGGGAGAAGATAGCCTTTGACGTGGAAGTGAAGGTCTTATACCAGGAAAATGAGAAAGATATTATCGGGCAGTATATTATTTTCTGCAAGGTGTACAGCGAACAAAGAAAAATTCATGGCAATACAGAGCTGGCGGTGACGGGACCATCCGTATCTGCAAAGACAGGAATGTATTACGTGAGTATCTGATTAGCAAGGAACAGGAGGTTGTGGATATTATGATGACATTGTTTGATGATGAACAGATTATGGAAGCATATGAGCAGGATATTAGAAATAGTGAGGCAAGGGAAACAGCCGAAAGATTGATTAAAAAGGGTAAAATGTCCTTAGAAGAAATTGCTGATTGTGTTCCTGCATTATCTCTTGATGAATTAAGAGAGATAGAAGCAGCAGTGATGCAGTTGTCATAAGCAAACAGTTTTAGATTAGTAAAAAGGCGTATGGGGTATCAGACCATGCGCTTTTCTATATAAATATTCATGCATTTCTCCTGAAATTCCCCAAATAAAACTTGTACAGGCTCTGATTATTTGGTATAATATAATCTATGAGTTTGCGAAAAGCACAAATAAACGCGGAGGTGTTAGTATGAAAAAAAATGTTATCGTGGGACAGTCAGGCGGTCCTACTGCGGCTATTAATTCAAGTCTTGCAGGGGTATACAGAACAGCAAAGGATCGCGGAGCGAAGAAAGTATATGGAATGCTGCACGGAATTCAGGGGCTTCTTCAGGAACGTTATATAGATCTTTCCGAGCATATCACGAATGAGCTGGATGCGGAACTTTTGAAGCGCACACCGGCTGCATATCTGGGTTCCTGCCGTTATAAGCTGCCGGAAATCCATGAAGATATGGGTGTTTATGAGAAAATTTTTGAGATTTTAAATAAACTTGACATAGAGGCATTTATTTATATCGGCGGAAATGATTCCATGGATACCATTAAGAAATTGTCTGACTATGCCATTATCACCGGACAGACCGTGCGGTTTATCGGATGTCCCAAGACCATTGACAACGATCTGGCGCTGACAGACCATACGCCCGGTTACGGAAGTGCTGCCAAATATATCGGTACCTCGGTAAAAGAGATTATCTGCGACAGCTTCTGTCTGGAATACAACAAGGGACTGGTTACCATTATTGAGATTATGGGACGGAATGCCGGATGGCTGACAGGAGCGGCAGCTCTGGCAAAAGGAGAGGACAGTACCGGTCCGGATCTGATTTATCTTCCGGAACTGCAGTTTGATCTGGAGAAGTTTATTGCCAAAATCCGTAAGCTGCTGGAAAAGAAATCCTCTGTTGTAGTTGCAGTTTCCGAAGGAATCAAGGTTGCAGACGGGAAATATGTATGTGAGCTTGGGAACAGCGTTGATTTTGTGGATGCTTTCGGCCACAAACAGCTTTCCGGAACAGCAGCATACCTGGCAAATTTTGTGGCAGGCGAGATTGGCTGCAAGACCCGCGCCATCGAACTGAGTACTCTGCAGCGTTCCGCTTCCCATTCTGCTTCCCGTGTGGATATTCTGGAAGCATACCAGGTAGGCGGTGCCGCTGTAAAAGCAGCGGATGAGGGAGATACAGGCAAAATGGTAGTGCTGGAACGTATTTCAGATGATCCCTATCAGAGTACCACAGCCGTAAAAGATGTGCATAAGATTGCAAATGATGAGAAACTGGTGCCCAGAAACTGGGTGACAAAAGACGGCACTTATGTGACGGATGAATTTGTAACTTATGTAAAGCCGCTGATACAGGGCGACGTATCACCGGTTATGGTAGACGGAATACCGCGTCACCTGTATAAACCGGGATTTCAGGAACAGCTGTAAGGTGTGAGAATTTAACCCCCGAAGTATTTGCGGTACATTCGGGGGTTTTCTTTTATGATACAGGGAGAAAGAATATGTATAACAACACAGACCTGGATAAAATAAGTTTAGATATGGCACCGCCCGCAGAAGAACCGGACAGGCAGTACTATTTCATGGCAAAATGCCGCCGCAGTCTCCGGGAACTGGAGGAACAGGCAGGACGTTCCTTTACGTTTTTCGTTCAGACATTCGGCTGTCAGATGAATGCCAGGGATTCCGAAAAACTGGCAGGTATTCTGGAAACTGTGGGGTATAAGCGAACAGACAGTGAGGAAGCGGATCTGGTGCTTTATAACACCTGTACGGTACGGGAAAATGCCAATAACAAGGTATGGGGACGTCTGGGCTATCTGAACGGTTCCCGCAAACACAATCCCCATAAAAAAATTGTTCTCTGCGGCTGTATGATGCAGGAGCCGGAAGTAATTGAAAAATTAAAAAAAAGTTATTCCTTTGTGAATCTGGTTTTTGGTACCCACAATATTTATAAATTTGCGGAATTGCTGGCTGCTTCCTTTGAGCAGCCGGGAATGCTGGTTGATATCTGGAAAGATACGGACAAAATTGTGGAAGATTTGCCGGCAGAGAGAAAATACTTTTTTAAATCAGGAATTAATATCATGTTCGGATGTAACAATTTCTGCAGCTATTGTATTGTGCCTTATGTCCGCGGCCGGGAACGGAGCCGAAAACCGGAAGATATTCTCCGGGAAATCGAGCAGCTTGCAGAAGACGGAGTGGTGGAAGTAATGCTGCTGGGACAGAATGTGAATTCTTATGGAAAGAACTTAAAGGAACCTGTAAGTTTTGCAGAATTATTAAAAAAAATAGAGAAAATCGAAAAAATTAAACGTATCCGGTTCATGACTTCCCACCCGAAAGACCTGTCGGATGAACTGATTGAAGTGATGGGGAACTCGAAAAAGATTTGCAGACACCTTCATCTTCCCCTCCAGTCCGGAAGCAGCCGGATTTTGAAGGAAATGAACCGCCATTATGATAAAGAGCAGTATCTTGCACTGGTGGAAAAACTTCGCAGGGCAGTGCCGGGGCTTGCCCTTACCACAGACATTATTGTGGGATTTCCGGGAGAGACGGAAGAAGATTTCCGGGAAACCATGGATGTGGTGCGTAAGGTGGGATATGAAAGTGCCTTTACCTTTATTTATTCCAGGCGGACCGGGACTCCGGCGGCGTCCATGGAACAGCAGGTACTGGAAAATGTGGTAAAGGACAGGTTTGACCGGCTGCTGAAAGAAGTGCAGGAAAATGCTGCCCGAAAGGCAGGGGCCCTTACCGGAGCCACAGAACCTGTTCTGGTAGAAGAGGTGAATGAGCAGGATAAAACCCTGGTAACCGGAAGACTCAGCAATAATTTTGTGGTACATTTCCCTGGAACCAGTGAACTGGTTGGAAAAATCGTAAACGTGAAGTTAAAGGAATGTAAGGGATTTTATTTTTACGGTGAAATGGCGGAATCCTTTTTGGACCGTACAATCTGAATGAGGAGTAAACATCATGTATTCTTATCTGAAAGGTGAACTGGTTGAGATTCTGGATGATATGATTGTAGTGGAAGTGAATGATATCGGTTACGAGGTTCATATTCCTGCCAGTATGACAGACCATTTTACCGGAACCGGCCAGACAGTTAAAGTTTATACTTACCTTCATGTAAAAGAAGAAGTAATGGAGCTGTACGGGTTTCTCACCAGAGATGACCGGAACATTTTCCGGCTGCTGCTGGGAGTCAGCGGAATAGGCCCCAAAGGCGCACTGGCGGTGTTGTCGGTAATGACGCCGGACGATTTGCGTTTTGCGGTGCTGGGAGAGGATGCAAAAGCTATTGCAAAAGCTCCGGGAATCGGCAGCAAGACAGCGCAGAGAGTGATTCTTGAGTTAAAGGACAGGTTAAAGTTAGAAGATGTCCTGGAGCTGAAAACCGCCCATGTGGCAGCAGAACAGGCAGAATCCCTTTCCGGAATAAAGAGCGAAGCTGTTCAGGCACTGACTGCCCTGGGGTATTCCTCTTCAGAAGCCTTAAAGTCGGTAAACAGCGTGGAATTTACCCCGGATATTACCGTAGAAGAGGTGCTGAAGGCAGCTTTAAAGCAGATGGCATTGCTGTAGCAGTTTGCCGGGAAATTCTGCTGCATGGTGACAGTAACGATGGTACCATGCCTGATGAATGGACGACGGAACATAATGACAGTTAGATAAGAAAGGAATATCTTTCATGGAAAAACGTGTGATTTCCACTCAGATTCAGGAAGAAGACCTGAAAATAGAGACCAGTCTGCGGCCCCGGCGGCTGGAGGAATATATTGGACAGGAAAAAGCGAAGAAAACGCTGAAAATTTATATTGAAGCGGCCAGAGGACGGAAAGAGTCTCTGGACCATGTGCTCTTTTACGGGCCTCCCGGACTGGGCAAAACCACCCTGGCCGGAATTATTGCAAATGAGATGGGAGTACATATGAAAATCACCTCCGGACCGGCCATAGGAAAGCCCGGAGAAATGGCGGCCATTTTAAGCGGGCTGCAGGAAGGGGACATTCTGTTTGTGGATGAAATCCATCGCCTGAACCGTCAGGTGGAAGAAGTGCTTTATCCTGCCATGGAAGATTATGTAATTGATATTATGATTGGAAAAGGAGCCGGCGCCCGTTCCATCCGCCTGGATCTGCCCCACTTCACCCTGGTGGGCGCAACCACACGGGCGGGTCTCCTTTCCGCACCTCTGAGAGACCGTTTCGGCGTGATACATCATCTGGAATTTTATAATCCGGAGGAATTAAAGACGATTGTTCTGCATTCTGCCCGGAAGCTGGAAGTGGAAATTGACGAAGAAGGAGCGTTTGAGCTGGCAAGGCGCTCCAGAGGCACACCAAGACTGGCTAACCGCCTGCTGAAACGGGTGCGTGACTTTGCTCAGGTGAAATACGACGGGAAAATCACCAGGGAAGTGGCAGTATTTGCACTGGATTTACTGGAAGTGGATAAATTTGGTCTGGACCAGAACGACCGGAATATTTTAATGACCATGATAGAAAAATTTCAGGGAGGCCCGGTAGGGCTTGATACCCTGGCAGCGGCTCTGGGGGAAGATTCCGGAACCATCGAAGATGTATACGAACCTTATCTGGTAAAAAACGGCTTTATCAACCGTACGCCCAAAGGACGAATGGTGACGGATTTTGCCTACGGGCACTTTGGAATTGCAAAATAATGTTGTTTTTCTTTGGAAATCAGGTATAATGAAAAAGAACCGGGAAGATATTTGGGTTGTGAGGAAAGGATGAATGTATGTCAGCAAAAACAAGTGCCGATGTTTTAATTGGAGGAAAAATTTATACGTTAAGCGGTTACGAGAGCGAAGATTATTTGCAGAAAGTGGCAAATTATATTAATAATAAAATAAATGAATTTGACGAGATGGAACAGTTCCGGCGTTTTCCGGTGGAAACCAAATCCACACTGGTACAGCTGAATATTGCAGATGATTATTTTAAGGCCAGAGAACAGGCAGAGAAGCTGGACCGGGACGTAAGAGAGAAGGAAAAGGAACTGTATGAGTTAAAACATGAATTGATTTCTCTGAGAATTAAGGCAGAGAGCAGTGAAAAGGCAACTGCAGAACTGGAAAAGGAAAACCGGAAGCTCCTTTTGAACAAGGCAAAACTGGAATCCGCTCTGGAAGATGCCCTTCTTGGCAAAGTAAAGGGACAGGCTCCTCCGGAGCCGAAAGCAGGCGCAGGAGAAAGTGAAAGGCAGAAGAAAGGAGCCGGCGAAGGAGATACGGCGGGACAGAAAAAATCATCCAACGGAGGAGACGCGGGCGGACAGAAAAAATCATTCAACGGAGGAGACGCGGGCGGACAGAAAAAAGTATCCGGCAGAGGAGACGCAGGCGGACAGAAAAAAATATCCGGCGGAGAGGACGCAGGCGGACAGAAGAAAGTGCCGGAACCCGTACATAAAGACAGAAAGAAGCCTCAGGGAGAGGAGAAACTGCCGGATGAACCAAAGGAGAAGGAAGAGAGAGAACATGGGAATTATTCCGGCTGAAAAAAGGTGGCTCAGGACAGATAAGGTCGTTTGAGTCACTTTTTATGCACAGGGGTGCGTAAGGAAATTATGGAGAAAAATATGATGAACAGAACCGGAAAAAAGACGGAACTTTTATCCCCGGCAGGTTCTTTTGATATATTAAAGGCAGTGGCCCTGGCAGGAGCAGATGCAGTATATGCGGCGGGGCAGCGGTTTGGAGCCAGAGCCTATGCGGATAATCTTACGGAAAAAGAACTGCTGGAAGGACTGGACTACCTTCACCTTAAGGGAAAACGCCTGTATCTTACGGTAAACACCCTGTTAAAACACAGGGAACTGGAAAAACTGTACGAGTATCTCTGTCCCCTTTATGAATCGGGCCTGGACGGAGTAATTGTACAGGATATGGGCGTACTGCATTTTGTACGGGAGCATTTTCCGGAACTTCCCATTCATGCCAGTACCCAGATGAACATTACGGGAGCTTACGGGGCGAAACTGCTGCTGGAAGCAGGATGCAGCCGGATTGTCACTGCCAGGGAACTGTCTCTGGAAGAAATTTCCAATATATATAAAACTACCGGAGCAGAGATTGAGAGCTTTGTCCATGGAGCTCTCTGTTACAGCTATTCCGGACAATGTCTGCTGAGCAGCATGATTGGCGGGAGAAGCGGGAACCGGGGCAGATGCGCCCAGCCCTGCCGTCTGCCCTGGGAACTCTGTAACAGCAGGGGAGAGTCCTTGTACGGAAGTCCCGGAGGAAGTAAAAGAGAGTCTGCCAGAAAGCAGAAAGGGACTTACCTGCTCAGTCCCAGAGATTTATGTGCCATTGAACTGATTCCCAGGCTGATTCAGAGCGGAGTATATTCCTTTAAAATCGAAGGGCGGATGAAGCAGGCGGAGTATGCTGCAGGCGTTACTGCAATGTATCGGAAGTACATTGACCTTTATGAGGAACATCCGGAAGAACCATATAAAGTGTCCGGGGAGGACAAAACAATTTTGCGGAATCTCGGCAGCCGCTGCGGCTTTACGGACGGATATTATACCAGACATAACGGGAAAAGCATGATAACATTTTCAAAACCTTCCCATGAAAAGCATGCGATGCGGCTGCCGGAACCTGCGCAGCAGGAGCATAAAGAAAAAATAAAGGGAATCTTAAGAGTTTCAGCAGGAAATCCCCTTTATCTTGTGCTAGAATATAAAGATATACGGACAGAAGTGACGGGGGAACAGGTGCAGCCAGCCCAAAACCAGCCCCTGACTCAGGAAACGGTGCTGGATAAAATGAAAAGGACCGGAAATACACCTTTTGTATTTGAAGAACTTCAGGTGGAGCTGGAAGGACAGGCTTTTGTTTCCGCAGGCGCTTTTAACCGGATTCGCCGGGAAGGGCTGTCAAAACTTCAGGAAGAAATTCTGAGAAAATACCGAAGGACTGTCCGGAAACCGGAACAGGCAGAACCTGCGGCTTCCCGGAAAATCACATCGGAACAGACAGAGGCATCTTCTTCTGTACCGGAATTATTGGAGAAGGCGCAGCATCAGATTCCGGAAATCCGCGTACTGACAGAAACACCGGAACAGTTTCAGGCTGCACTGGAACAGCCGGAAGTATCCCGGATTTATCCGGATTTTGTAACAGGTTTCGGGAATCAGTTTGCAGAGCAGCTGTCCGTTTTGTCGGGACAGGCCCATGAAGCAGGAAAAGAATGCTGGCCTGCGCTGCCTTATATTTTCCGTATGGAAACGGCCCGGCAGTTTGAAAGATGCTGGCCGGAGATTGAAACAGCAGGCCCGGACGGGTATCTGGTAAGAAATTATGAGGAGATTCAATTTCTGAAAGAGCGAGGCGTGAGTCCGGAACGAATGCAGGGAGATTACAGCCTGTATGTATTTTCCGGAGAAGCCTTACAGGAATTTTCCGAACTTCATCTGTCTCAGTTTACCCTTCCGGCAGAACTGAATGTTCAGGAGTTAAAGGAGCATGACTGCAGAACCGGGGAGATGATTCTCTATGGGTATCAGCCTCTGATGGTGAGCAGCCAGTGTGTACATAAGAATACGGCCGGATGCAGCCGGAAAGAAACTCTCTCTTATCTGAAAGACCGGTATGGAAAGCTGTTTCCGGTGAAAAACCGCTGCCAGGACTGTTACAACGTGATTTACAACATCAGTCCGCTGTCCCTGTTCCATCATATGGGGGAAATATCTTCCCTGCGGCCGGCAGGACTCCGGCTTTCCTTTACCATGGAGAACCGGAAAGAGACGGAAGATATTTTTGTTCTCCTGCGGCAGGCATGTTCCGGAAATTCAGGCAGGCAGCTTTGTCCGGAAAATTATACAAACGGTCATTTTAAGCGAGGAGTCGAATAGTTTATGGTGCATTTAATTACGGAATTATCCAGGTATACCATGATCATATTGTTTGCGCTGTACACCTGGCAGTGTTTTTCCGCGTTAAAGCGGAATGTGGATGCGGAGGAGCAGAGCTGGAAGTTCCGCAAACAGGTTGTTTACATGTATCTGTTTCATCTGAATGCCTATGCGGTTCTGTTTTTGTCCACAGAAAACCGGGATTTGCTGAAATTCTATCTGGAACAGGTGGTATTTTTTGCAGCGGTGCAGATTTGCTATGGTATTTTTTATAAACGGGTTTCCAGACTTGTGGTCAATAACATGTGTATGCTGATGTGCATTGGATTTGTAATTCTGACCCGGCTGTCTTATAAGCACGCGGTCAAGCAGTTTACCATCGCTGTGATTTCCATGGCTGTTACCATGCTGATTCCATATTTTATCAGCCGCTGGAAATTTGTCCGAAGCCTGACCTGGATGTATGCTTTGGCAGGTATTACCATGCTGGGCGTGGTGGCCGTACTGGGAGCGGTTTCCAAAGGGGCAAAACTGTCGTTCTCTGTGGCGGGCATTACGGTACAGCCCTCAGAATTTATTAAAATTATATTTGTTTTTTTTGTAGCGTCCATGTTCTATGAGTCTACGGAGTTCTCGCAGGTGGTAAAGGCCACGGTGGTGGCGGCGCTGCATGTGGTGATTCTGGTTCTGTCCAGAGATTTGGGAGCCGGACTGATTTTCTTTATTGCCTATATGGTCATGCTGTATGTGGCCACCAGGAAGCTGTATTATTTTGCCGGCGGGCTGGTCTGCGGTGCGGCGGCTTCTGTGGCGGCTTACTTCCTCTTTAATCATGTGAGGGTCCGGGTGGTGGCCTGGCAGGATCCCCTGGCGGTCTTTGAGAGAGAAGGGAATCAGATATCCAATTCCCTGTTTGCCATCGGAACAGGGGGATGGTTTGGCATGGGACTGAACCAGGGAATGCCTTACAAAATACCGGAAGTAAAACAGGATTTTATTTTTTCGGCTATTGCGGAAGAACTGGGAGGAATTTTTGCCATCTGCCTGATTCTGGTCTGCGTGAGCTGCTTTCTGATGTTTTTGAATATTGCCATGCAGATAAAAGATTTCTTCTATAAACTGGTGGCGCTGGGACTGGGAACTATTTACGGGTTTCAGATTTTCCTTTCC is from Lachnospiraceae bacterium JLR.KK002 and encodes:
- a CDS encoding U32 family peptidase; translation: MMNRTGKKTELLSPAGSFDILKAVALAGADAVYAAGQRFGARAYADNLTEKELLEGLDYLHLKGKRLYLTVNTLLKHRELEKLYEYLCPLYESGLDGVIVQDMGVLHFVREHFPELPIHASTQMNITGAYGAKLLLEAGCSRIVTARELSLEEISNIYKTTGAEIESFVHGALCYSYSGQCLLSSMIGGRSGNRGRCAQPCRLPWELCNSRGESLYGSPGGSKRESARKQKGTYLLSPRDLCAIELIPRLIQSGVYSFKIEGRMKQAEYAAGVTAMYRKYIDLYEEHPEEPYKVSGEDKTILRNLGSRCGFTDGYYTRHNGKSMITFSKPSHEKHAMRLPEPAQQEHKEKIKGILRVSAGNPLYLVLEYKDIRTEVTGEQVQPAQNQPLTQETVLDKMKRTGNTPFVFEELQVELEGQAFVSAGAFNRIRREGLSKLQEEILRKYRRTVRKPEQAEPAASRKITSEQTEASSSVPELLEKAQHQIPEIRVLTETPEQFQAALEQPEVSRIYPDFVTGFGNQFAEQLSVLSGQAHEAGKECWPALPYIFRMETARQFERCWPEIETAGPDGYLVRNYEEIQFLKERGVSPERMQGDYSLYVFSGEALQEFSELHLSQFTLPAELNVQELKEHDCRTGEMILYGYQPLMVSSQCVHKNTAGCSRKETLSYLKDRYGKLFPVKNRCQDCYNVIYNISPLSLFHHMGEISSLRPAGLRLSFTMENRKETEDIFVLLRQACSGNSGRQLCPENYTNGHFKRGVE
- the ruvA gene encoding Holliday junction branch migration protein RuvA, with translation MYSYLKGELVEILDDMIVVEVNDIGYEVHIPASMTDHFTGTGQTVKVYTYLHVKEEVMELYGFLTRDDRNIFRLLLGVSGIGPKGALAVLSVMTPDDLRFAVLGEDAKAIAKAPGIGSKTAQRVILELKDRLKLEDVLELKTAHVAAEQAESLSGIKSEAVQALTALGYSSSEALKSVNSVEFTPDITVEEVLKAALKQMALL
- the zapA gene encoding cell division protein ZapA, with amino-acid sequence MSAKTSADVLIGGKIYTLSGYESEDYLQKVANYINNKINEFDEMEQFRRFPVETKSTLVQLNIADDYFKAREQAEKLDRDVREKEKELYELKHELISLRIKAESSEKATAELEKENRKLLLNKAKLESALEDALLGKVKGQAPPEPKAGAGESERQKKGAGEGDTAGQKKSSNGGDAGGQKKSFNGGDAGGQKKVSGRGDAGGQKKISGGEDAGGQKKVPEPVHKDRKKPQGEEKLPDEPKEKEEREHGNYSG
- the miaB gene encoding tRNA (N6-isopentenyl adenosine(37)-C2)-methylthiotransferase MiaB; its protein translation is MYNNTDLDKISLDMAPPAEEPDRQYYFMAKCRRSLRELEEQAGRSFTFFVQTFGCQMNARDSEKLAGILETVGYKRTDSEEADLVLYNTCTVRENANNKVWGRLGYLNGSRKHNPHKKIVLCGCMMQEPEVIEKLKKSYSFVNLVFGTHNIYKFAELLAASFEQPGMLVDIWKDTDKIVEDLPAERKYFFKSGINIMFGCNNFCSYCIVPYVRGRERSRKPEDILREIEQLAEDGVVEVMLLGQNVNSYGKNLKEPVSFAELLKKIEKIEKIKRIRFMTSHPKDLSDELIEVMGNSKKICRHLHLPLQSGSSRILKEMNRHYDKEQYLALVEKLRRAVPGLALTTDIIVGFPGETEEDFRETMDVVRKVGYESAFTFIYSRRTGTPAASMEQQVLENVVKDRFDRLLKEVQENAARKAGALTGATEPVLVEEVNEQDKTLVTGRLSNNFVVHFPGTSELVGKIVNVKLKECKGFYFYGEMAESFLDRTI
- a CDS encoding FtsW/RodA/SpoVE family cell cycle protein, with product MVHLITELSRYTMIILFALYTWQCFSALKRNVDAEEQSWKFRKQVVYMYLFHLNAYAVLFLSTENRDLLKFYLEQVVFFAAVQICYGIFYKRVSRLVVNNMCMLMCIGFVILTRLSYKHAVKQFTIAVISMAVTMLIPYFISRWKFVRSLTWMYALAGITMLGVVAVLGAVSKGAKLSFSVAGITVQPSEFIKIIFVFFVASMFYESTEFSQVVKATVVAALHVVILVLSRDLGAGLIFFIAYMVMLYVATRKLYYFAGGLVCGAAASVAAYFLFNHVRVRVVAWQDPLAVFEREGNQISNSLFAIGTGGWFGMGLNQGMPYKIPEVKQDFIFSAIAEELGGIFAICLILVCVSCFLMFLNIAMQIKDFFYKLVALGLGTIYGFQIFLSIGGDIKFIPSTGVTLPLVSYGGSSLLSTLMIFAIIQGLYLMRERDQAEGEISQETPGRKPGKKERQPGQETKTEEIGKEKKKQGKKRPGRKGGISSHEETIHGTKIQDFD
- a CDS encoding 6-phosphofructokinase, which gives rise to MKKNVIVGQSGGPTAAINSSLAGVYRTAKDRGAKKVYGMLHGIQGLLQERYIDLSEHITNELDAELLKRTPAAYLGSCRYKLPEIHEDMGVYEKIFEILNKLDIEAFIYIGGNDSMDTIKKLSDYAIITGQTVRFIGCPKTIDNDLALTDHTPGYGSAAKYIGTSVKEIICDSFCLEYNKGLVTIIEIMGRNAGWLTGAAALAKGEDSTGPDLIYLPELQFDLEKFIAKIRKLLEKKSSVVVAVSEGIKVADGKYVCELGNSVDFVDAFGHKQLSGTAAYLANFVAGEIGCKTRAIELSTLQRSASHSASRVDILEAYQVGGAAVKAADEGDTGKMVVLERISDDPYQSTTAVKDVHKIANDEKLVPRNWVTKDGTYVTDEFVTYVKPLIQGDVSPVMVDGIPRHLYKPGFQEQL
- the ruvB gene encoding Holliday junction branch migration DNA helicase RuvB, which translates into the protein MEKRVISTQIQEEDLKIETSLRPRRLEEYIGQEKAKKTLKIYIEAARGRKESLDHVLFYGPPGLGKTTLAGIIANEMGVHMKITSGPAIGKPGEMAAILSGLQEGDILFVDEIHRLNRQVEEVLYPAMEDYVIDIMIGKGAGARSIRLDLPHFTLVGATTRAGLLSAPLRDRFGVIHHLEFYNPEELKTIVLHSARKLEVEIDEEGAFELARRSRGTPRLANRLLKRVRDFAQVKYDGKITREVAVFALDLLEVDKFGLDQNDRNILMTMIEKFQGGPVGLDTLAAALGEDSGTIEDVYEPYLVKNGFINRTPKGRMVTDFAYGHFGIAK